Proteins from a single region of Xyrauchen texanus isolate HMW12.3.18 chromosome 7, RBS_HiC_50CHRs, whole genome shotgun sequence:
- the dytn gene encoding dystrotelin, translating into MDLDSIEGLNEVRPAVYRAALKLRSLQKLCQMHLVSLRDLRPVLNTLGSTGDPMIRLSHEDVHQSLQQLFQSISQELPVQAVPEATDQTTRLLFKLFDRKQTGVILLRSVEAALIALSGDTLSAKQRALFRLAESYSGNPDSDWGTISRSGLRVLVEDLSQVPAVVQGNHVFGSAETAVSSCFSGVMSGSVSEEHFISWLQSEPRLLLWLSTLYRLSVSEAVQHRVRCHACKEFPITGLRYRCLKCLNVHLCQNCFLTERRSRKHKPSHPVLEYCTQPSWKESVASLAFSARLALLPRYHTRREAERKRALRATSSAELQNSTPSPVLQSVEAPDTREAPRSETGPSDASALVTVESKGLQTEETEMVQRETALLQKDLSVTQKDMKDLQRDKWLLEKEFQVWRVAAQSEHDSLEDKCTELKTMMKTLSQHNQHLEEELEIVRNALTLRDRDTLRSESQNPSLSGLLPQNEDSISEHDWTRQVCLTPHDSFCGEDEIEKGRKVYQEERTEEEEKEVEEEVDTLYGASEDICTYLDNTDSVLMLEVHTDSFTEEVEVEGLKEEEEELLHERQDLTLFKPSLHGFAQEEHSISDDSEMEEEEELCELVQRLRNELSLYTSIGSGCLQREVLMLAAEGVRDSVSNMVTSVWSS; encoded by the exons ATGGATCTGGATAGTATTG AAGGTCTGAATGAGGTTCGTCCTGCAGTGTATCGCGCTGCACTAAAACTTCGCTCCTTACAAAAACTTTGTCAGA TGCACCTGGTGTCACTGCGGGATCTACGGCCCGTTTTAAACACTTTAGGCAGTACTGGGGACCCAATGATTAGGCTTTCTCATGAGGATGTACACCAAAGTCTACAACAGCTATTTCAGAGCATTTCACAGGAACTTCCTGTTCAGGCGGTACCTGAAGCCACAGATCAAACCACTAGATTACTCTTTAAGCTGTTTGACAG AAAACAGACAGGTGTTATCCTGCTCAGGTCAGTAGAGGCTGCGCTGATCGCCCTTTCTGGAGACACTCTCTCAGCTAAACAGAGGG CTCTGTTCCGACTGGCTGAAAGCTACAGCGGCAATCCGGACAGTGACTGGGGCACCATCAGCCGAAGTGGACTCAGAGTCCTGGTGGAAGACCTCAGCCAG GTTCCAGCAGTGGTTCAGGGAAACCATGTTTTTGGTTCTGCTGAAACTGCAGTGTCATCCTGCTTCAGTGGG gTAATGAGTGGAAGTGTGAGTGAGGAACATTTTATCAGCTGGCTACAATCAGAACCCCGTCTGTTGTTATGGCTCTCCACTCTCTACAGACTTTCAGTAAGTGAGGCTGTACAGCACAGAGTCCGCTGCCATGCCTGTAAAGAATTTCCTATCACTGGTCTCAG GTATCGCTGCCTCAAGTGTCTGAATGTACACCTGTGCCAAAACTGCTTTCTGACTGAGAGACGCAGCAGGAAACACAAACCATCTCATCCTGTACTGGAGTACTGCACTCAG CCTTCCTGGAAAGAGTCAGTTGCGTCTCTGGCCTTCAGTGCTCGACTTGCTTTGCTGCCTCGATATCACACCcggagagaggcagagagaaagagagcccTGAGAGCAACATCCAGCGCAGAGTTGCAGAATAG TACCCCATCTCCAGTTCTACAGTCTGTAGAAGCTCCTGACACAAGGGAAGCTCCAAGGTCTGAAACAGGTCCTTCTGATGCCTCTGCTTTGGTTACAGTAGAGTCTAAAGGTCTACAGACAGAAGAGACCGAGATGGTTCAG AGAGAAACAGCTCTTCTCCAAAAAGACCTTAGTGTTACCCAGAAAGACATGAAGGATCTGCAGAGAGATAAATG GCTCTTGGAGAAAGAGTTTCAGGTATGGAGAGTTGCAGCCCAGTCAGAGCATGATTCACTGGAGGACAAATGCACTGAGCTGAAGACCATGATGAAGACACTAAGCCAACATAACCAGCATCTGGAAGAAGAACTGGAAATAGTTAGAAAT GCATTGACTCTAAGGGACAGAGATACACTCAGAAGCGAGTCTCAAAATCCCTCTCTCTCAGGACTTCTCCCACAAAATGAAGACAGCATTAGTGAGCATGACTGGACACGACAAGTGTGTTTAACACCTCATGACAGCTTCTGTGGAGAGGATGAGATTGAGAAGGGGAGAAAAGTATATCAGGAGGAAAGAACAgaggaggaagaaaaagaagttGAGGAGGAGGTGGATACTCTTTATGGGGCATCAGAGGACATCTGTACATATCTGGACAACACAGACAGTGTTTTGATGCTGGAAGTCCATACAGATTCGTTTACTGAGGAGGTTGAGGTTGAGGGGCtaaaggaggaagaggaggagctaCTGCATGAAAGACAAGATCTTACTTTATTTAAGCCATCCTTGCATGGTTTTGCACAAGAAGAGCATTCTATCTCTGATGACTCAGAgatggaagaggaggaggaactTTGTGAGCTGGTGCAGCGACTGAGGAATGAGCTCTCTCTATACACATCCATAG